From Achromobacter spanius, a single genomic window includes:
- a CDS encoding GntR family transcriptional regulator, whose translation MTQEVQPDPSAGDIAKEVSAAIVAHKLPPGTRLREEALARVYKVSRTKIRAALLMLSKDKLINIVPDKGAFVSKPDANEAREVYAVRRILEAALAREFVACAKTADFRRIDAHLAEERQALESGDVQARNRLLSQFHILLAETVGNSVLTGMLRELSARSAVITVLYQSSHDANCSSREHHAFIEAARAGDADRACALMDEHLEHVLAALDFSGDRHEGSDLVAALLS comes from the coding sequence ATGACTCAGGAAGTCCAGCCAGACCCCAGCGCCGGCGACATCGCCAAGGAAGTGTCCGCCGCCATCGTGGCGCACAAGCTTCCGCCCGGCACCCGGCTGCGCGAAGAGGCCCTGGCGCGGGTCTACAAAGTCAGCCGCACCAAGATCCGCGCCGCGCTCCTGATGCTGTCCAAGGACAAGCTCATCAATATCGTTCCGGACAAGGGCGCCTTCGTCAGCAAGCCCGACGCGAACGAGGCGCGCGAGGTCTACGCCGTGCGCCGCATCCTGGAAGCGGCGTTGGCCCGAGAATTCGTCGCCTGCGCCAAGACTGCCGACTTCCGCCGCATCGATGCGCATCTGGCCGAAGAACGCCAGGCCCTGGAAAGCGGCGACGTGCAGGCGAGAAACCGGTTGCTCAGCCAGTTCCACATCCTGCTTGCCGAAACCGTAGGCAATTCCGTGCTGACCGGCATGCTGCGCGAATTGTCGGCGCGCAGCGCGGTGATCACCGTGCTGTACCAAAGCTCCCACGACGCCAATTGCTCGTCGCGCGAGCACCACGCCTTCATCGAGGCGGCGCGCGCCGGCGATGCCGATCGCGCCTGCGCCCTGATGGACGAACACCTGGAACACGTGCTGGCCGCGCTGGATTTCAGCGGGGACCGGCACGAAGGCAGCGATCTGGTGGCGGCGCTGCTGAGCTGA
- a CDS encoding tripartite tricarboxylate transporter substrate binding protein, translating into MTRLPLRRAVLAALTLTLASAALPFSASAQTDFPTKPITLIVPFPAGGSTDRHLRIVAQDASKHLGQPVIVENRPGAGGTLGTATMAKTAKPDGYTIALYTLAMLRMPYMQKSSWDPINDFTFILGLSGYTFGFTVRSDSPYKTFNEYIEAARKAPGKIDYGSTGIGSSPHLIIEEIAINANVKLNHVPFKGNADMQQALLGGHVMAQSDATGWDQFVDSGKMRLLVTFGEKRTTRWPDVPTAQELGYKVVSTSPYGLAGPKGMDPAVVKILHDAFKKALFDQASMDVMKQLNQEPAYRSSEDYKAWAQATFVKEKALIENLGLMAK; encoded by the coding sequence ATGACCCGACTTCCCCTGCGACGCGCCGTCCTCGCCGCTCTGACGCTCACCCTGGCAAGCGCCGCCTTGCCCTTTTCCGCCAGTGCCCAGACGGACTTTCCCACCAAACCGATCACCCTGATCGTGCCCTTCCCGGCCGGCGGCTCCACCGACCGCCACCTGCGGATCGTGGCGCAGGACGCCTCCAAACACCTGGGCCAGCCCGTCATCGTGGAAAACCGTCCGGGCGCGGGCGGCACGCTAGGCACCGCGACCATGGCCAAGACCGCCAAGCCGGACGGCTACACCATCGCCCTGTACACCCTGGCGATGCTGCGCATGCCGTACATGCAGAAAAGCAGCTGGGATCCGATCAACGATTTCACCTTCATTCTCGGCCTGTCGGGCTACACCTTCGGCTTCACGGTGCGCTCGGATTCGCCGTACAAGACCTTCAACGAGTACATCGAGGCGGCGCGCAAGGCGCCCGGCAAGATCGATTACGGCTCGACCGGCATCGGCTCGTCGCCGCACCTGATCATCGAAGAAATCGCCATCAACGCCAACGTCAAGCTCAACCACGTGCCGTTCAAGGGCAACGCCGACATGCAGCAGGCGCTGCTGGGCGGTCACGTCATGGCGCAGAGCGACGCCACCGGCTGGGACCAGTTCGTCGATTCCGGCAAGATGCGCCTGCTGGTCACCTTTGGCGAAAAGCGCACCACGCGCTGGCCCGACGTGCCGACCGCCCAGGAGCTGGGCTACAAGGTCGTGTCCACGTCGCCGTATGGTCTGGCCGGCCCCAAGGGCATGGACCCGGCGGTCGTGAAGATCCTGCATGACGCGTTCAAGAAGGCGCTGTTCGACCAGGCCAGCATGGATGTGATGAAGCAGCTCAATCAGGAACCCGCCTACCGCAGCAGCGAGGACTACAAGGCGTGGGCGCAGGCCACCTTCGTCAAGGAAAAGGCGCTGATCGAGAACCTGGGGCTGATGGCCAAGTAG
- a CDS encoding aconitase X swivel domain-containing protein — protein MTQAKRVLTGRKIVKGKTSGQAVVTGEAISFNGGVDNMTGIVTEPGHELEGVNIAGKVLVFLTGKGSTGGSYKIYDMVSRGTAPLAFVQVTPEPITTIGAIIGAIPVVAGLDEDPTKAIATGDWLDVDADAGTVVVTPQ, from the coding sequence ATGACACAAGCCAAACGCGTCCTCACCGGGCGCAAGATCGTCAAGGGCAAGACCAGCGGCCAAGCCGTCGTGACGGGAGAGGCGATCAGCTTTAACGGCGGCGTCGACAACATGACGGGCATCGTCACCGAACCCGGACACGAGCTGGAAGGCGTGAACATCGCCGGCAAGGTGCTGGTGTTTCTGACCGGCAAGGGATCGACCGGCGGGTCCTACAAGATCTACGACATGGTCTCGCGCGGCACGGCGCCGTTGGCATTCGTGCAGGTGACGCCCGAGCCCATCACGACGATCGGCGCGATCATCGGCGCCATCCCCGTCGTGGCCGGGCTGGACGAAGACCCGACCAAGGCCATCGCCACGGGCGACTGGCTGGACGTGGATGCCGACGCAGGCACCGTTGTCGTGACACCGCAGTAG
- a CDS encoding Bug family tripartite tricarboxylate transporter substrate binding protein, with product MTSRAIIALALGACLGAGAPAAHAAQPDAGADWPTRKAITMIVPFAAGGSTDATARLLAEHLSRQLKQQVVVENRAGAGSNLGSSVAARATPDGYTLLLATSTIATNVTLYKNMGFDLRRDLIPVSQIASIPNVLTVNNNVPAKSLTEFITLVQKKDAPVNYGSAGNGSASHLSGALFNAMAKGDMVHVAYKGGAPANVDLMGGQVQAVFSPLVEVLSYLESGKLRALGVTTPERSPRLPDVPAVGEALPGFDVSLWNGVFVPAGTPPAVVDKLAQALKSVTQDPAFRKVLLDQGSAPTSQSPAQFKAFLDQEIDKWAKLVKLSGATVD from the coding sequence ATGACTTCACGCGCAATCATCGCCCTTGCCTTGGGCGCCTGTCTTGGCGCGGGCGCCCCGGCCGCGCACGCGGCTCAGCCCGACGCGGGCGCCGACTGGCCCACCCGCAAGGCCATCACGATGATCGTTCCCTTTGCGGCCGGCGGCAGCACCGATGCGACCGCGCGGCTGCTCGCCGAACACCTGTCCCGGCAACTCAAGCAACAAGTGGTCGTGGAGAACCGCGCGGGGGCGGGCAGCAACCTGGGATCGAGCGTGGCGGCGCGCGCGACGCCCGACGGCTACACGCTGCTGCTGGCCACCAGCACGATTGCGACCAATGTGACGCTGTACAAGAACATGGGCTTCGACCTGCGCCGTGATCTGATTCCCGTCTCGCAGATCGCGTCGATACCGAATGTGCTGACCGTGAACAACAACGTGCCGGCCAAGTCGCTCACGGAGTTCATCACACTGGTTCAGAAGAAGGACGCGCCGGTGAACTACGGTTCCGCGGGCAACGGGTCGGCCTCGCATCTGTCCGGCGCGCTGTTCAACGCGATGGCCAAGGGCGACATGGTCCATGTGGCGTACAAGGGCGGGGCGCCGGCGAACGTGGACCTGATGGGCGGCCAGGTGCAGGCGGTGTTTTCGCCCCTGGTGGAAGTGCTGTCGTACCTGGAAAGCGGCAAGTTGCGCGCATTGGGCGTGACCACCCCGGAGCGCTCGCCGCGCCTGCCCGATGTGCCGGCGGTGGGTGAAGCGCTGCCCGGGTTCGATGTGTCGCTGTGGAATGGTGTGTTCGTGCCTGCCGGCACGCCGCCCGCCGTCGTCGATAAGCTCGCCCAGGCCCTGAAGTCGGTGACGCAAGACCCGGCATTCCGCAAGGTGCTGCTGGATCAGGGTTCCGCGCCCACGAGCCAGTCGCCGGCGCAGTTCAAGGCCTTTCTGGATCAGGAAATCGACAAGTGGGCCAAGCTCGTGAAGCTGTCCGGGGCGACGGTGGACTGA
- a CDS encoding LysR family transcriptional regulator — protein MQWTLDQLRQFVAAADAGSFSAAARRIGRAQSAVSTAVGLLEADLGVELFDRSRRNAVLTPAGEVMLLEAKELLRQAGGLSQRALAFAGGQEARLSIALDEALPYLVLGALALELAERFPALELTQLNGTATEVADYVRQGRASIAFHFDRGDPGSDFAHRSLGNVAQGIFVASGHPLAALPQVTREDLARHRQLVMQMEGVEDMVLSPTVWRTDSFYSIAGMVADGLGFAILPLNIAEYESFRTTLTPVPCAELALPMLSVRTLWLQGAVLNETERWLQQRMEQLLRAG, from the coding sequence ATGCAATGGACCCTGGACCAACTACGGCAATTCGTGGCGGCGGCGGATGCCGGGTCGTTCTCGGCGGCGGCGCGACGCATCGGCCGCGCCCAGTCCGCTGTCAGTACGGCGGTGGGCTTGCTGGAGGCGGATCTGGGTGTGGAACTCTTTGACCGGTCGCGCCGCAATGCGGTGCTGACGCCGGCCGGCGAGGTGATGCTGCTGGAAGCAAAAGAGTTGCTGCGCCAGGCGGGCGGGCTGTCGCAGCGGGCGCTGGCGTTTGCGGGTGGCCAGGAGGCGCGCCTTTCCATTGCGCTGGACGAGGCCTTGCCGTATCTGGTGCTGGGCGCGCTGGCGCTGGAATTGGCCGAACGCTTCCCGGCGCTTGAGCTGACGCAGTTGAACGGCACCGCGACCGAGGTTGCCGATTACGTGCGCCAGGGCCGGGCCAGCATCGCGTTCCACTTCGACCGGGGCGACCCCGGCAGCGACTTTGCGCACCGTTCGTTGGGCAACGTGGCGCAGGGGATCTTCGTGGCCTCGGGCCATCCGCTGGCTGCGCTGCCGCAGGTGACGCGCGAGGACCTGGCGCGGCACCGCCAGCTCGTCATGCAGATGGAGGGCGTGGAGGACATGGTGCTCAGTCCCACGGTGTGGCGCACCGACAGCTTCTATAGCATTGCGGGGATGGTGGCCGATGGGCTGGGCTTTGCGATCCTGCCGCTGAACATCGCGGAATACGAGAGCTTTCGCACGACGCTGACGCCGGTGCCGTGCGCCGAACTGGCGTTGCCGATGCTGTCCGTGCGTACGTTGTGGCTGCAAGGGGCCGTGTTGAACGAGACAGAGCGCTGGCTGCAGCAGCGCATGGAGCAATTGCTGCGGGCGGGATAG
- a CDS encoding cystathionine gamma-synthase family protein gives MTYSSYHKKDIFGRPLHAETQMMSYGYDPYLSEGAVKPPVFLTSTFAFRTAEDGAAFFDLVSGRKPLPQGETAGLVYSRFNHPNLEIVEDRLSLLDGSQDAAVTSSGMSAISAVLMAFLRPGDQLVQSVPLYGGTETLIGKIFPEWGVGSHPVADGLSPRNMRAALEEAAAKGPVKLFYVETPANPTNALFDFEAMKNELDAFETRHGYRPISVCDNTLLGPIFQKPAEHGVDLSVYSLTKYVGGHSDLVAGAVTGSKELIKKVRAIRSAFGSQLDPHSCWMITRSMETVVLRMKQAARTATRVAEWLAGNPHEKVQVFHPELIADRAYQEVYKRQCTGPGSTFAFVLEGGRERAFRFINALHLFRSAVSLGGTETLVCHPASTTHSGVPAAERDAAGVSEGLIRVSIGLEHEEDLIADMDHAFRNG, from the coding sequence ATGACTTACTCGAGCTATCACAAGAAGGACATCTTCGGCCGCCCCTTGCATGCCGAAACGCAGATGATGTCCTATGGCTACGATCCCTATCTGTCCGAGGGGGCGGTCAAGCCGCCGGTGTTTCTGACGTCCACCTTCGCGTTCCGCACGGCCGAGGACGGCGCCGCGTTCTTTGATCTGGTGTCCGGCCGCAAGCCCTTGCCGCAGGGCGAGACGGCAGGGCTGGTGTACAGCCGGTTCAATCATCCGAACCTGGAAATCGTGGAAGACCGGCTGTCGCTGCTGGACGGCTCGCAGGACGCCGCCGTGACTTCAAGCGGCATGTCCGCGATCAGCGCGGTGCTGATGGCGTTTCTGCGCCCGGGCGATCAACTGGTGCAATCCGTGCCGCTCTATGGCGGCACCGAGACGTTGATCGGCAAGATCTTTCCGGAGTGGGGCGTGGGTTCGCATCCCGTGGCGGACGGGCTGTCGCCGCGCAACATGCGCGCGGCGCTCGAAGAGGCGGCGGCCAAGGGACCGGTGAAGCTCTTTTATGTCGAGACGCCCGCCAATCCGACCAACGCGCTGTTCGATTTCGAGGCCATGAAAAACGAGCTGGATGCGTTCGAAACGCGTCACGGCTACCGGCCGATTTCGGTGTGCGACAACACCCTGCTCGGGCCGATCTTTCAGAAGCCGGCGGAACACGGGGTGGATCTGTCGGTGTATTCGCTGACCAAGTATGTCGGCGGCCACAGCGATCTGGTGGCGGGAGCTGTCACCGGCAGCAAGGAACTCATCAAGAAGGTGCGCGCCATCCGCAGCGCCTTTGGCTCGCAACTGGATCCGCATTCGTGCTGGATGATCACGCGGTCGATGGAAACGGTGGTCCTGCGCATGAAGCAGGCGGCGCGCACGGCGACTCGCGTGGCGGAGTGGCTGGCGGGCAATCCGCACGAAAAAGTGCAGGTGTTCCACCCGGAATTGATCGCGGACCGCGCCTATCAAGAGGTCTACAAGCGGCAATGCACCGGACCGGGTTCGACGTTTGCCTTCGTGCTGGAAGGCGGCCGCGAACGCGCGTTCCGCTTCATCAATGCGCTGCATCTGTTCCGCTCGGCAGTCAGCCTGGGCGGCACCGAGACGCTGGTGTGTCATCCGGCGTCGACCACGCATTCCGGGGTGCCCGCGGCAGAGCGCGATGCCGCGGGCGTATCCGAAGGCCTGATCCGGGTGTCGATCGGCCTGGAGCACGAGGAAGACCTGATCGCGGACATGGACCACGCGTTCCGCAATGGGTGA
- a CDS encoding MFS transporter — MQRTHSNAVAAATPGRWLVLAIVSSALLLIVVDMTVLYTALPRLTHELGVTASAKLWIVNVYALVVSGLLLGMGTLGDRLGHKRLFMMGLAVFGTASLAAAYSPGAVILIAARALLGVGAAMMMPATLSILRLAFADERERAVAIGVWASVASGGAALGPVVGGLLLEHFWWGSVFLINVPIVLLALPLAWRFIPASRPDASRPWDLVGSLQVMAGMILCAYALKELGRASPSWLHAMVACAAGAAMLALFVRRQRRRPYPLIDFAIFRNASFSSAVAAALFAAAALLGMELVLSQRLQLVLGMSPIQSALFILPLPLAAFVAGPLAGLLLGRVGSRRMLFLSLLVSGAGMGGYLLTYDAAVIPQMISLCVLGLGIGATMTAASSTIMQSATPERAGMAASIEEVSYELGGALGVTLMGSILSGVYAQSLSVPAGVAATGAARDSLDEALVVAESLPADLAATLTEMARGAFETGYAAVIATATIMLLGTAAFVLLNRARRAVQPG, encoded by the coding sequence ATGCAGCGGACTCATTCGAACGCTGTTGCCGCGGCCACCCCCGGCCGCTGGCTCGTGCTGGCCATCGTGTCCAGCGCCTTGCTGCTGATCGTCGTCGACATGACGGTCCTTTACACCGCCTTGCCGCGGCTTACCCACGAACTGGGCGTCACCGCGTCGGCCAAGTTGTGGATCGTGAACGTGTACGCGCTGGTCGTGTCCGGCCTGCTGCTGGGCATGGGCACGCTGGGCGACCGGCTGGGCCATAAGCGCCTTTTCATGATGGGGCTTGCCGTGTTCGGCACGGCGTCGCTGGCCGCCGCCTACTCGCCGGGTGCGGTCATCCTGATCGCGGCCCGTGCGCTGCTGGGCGTGGGCGCGGCGATGATGATGCCCGCCACCCTGTCCATCCTGCGCCTGGCATTTGCCGACGAGCGCGAGCGCGCCGTGGCCATCGGCGTCTGGGCCTCGGTCGCCTCGGGCGGCGCGGCGCTCGGCCCCGTCGTGGGCGGCCTGCTGCTGGAGCATTTCTGGTGGGGCTCGGTGTTCCTCATCAACGTCCCCATCGTGCTGCTGGCGTTGCCGCTGGCCTGGCGGTTCATCCCCGCCAGCCGGCCCGACGCGTCGCGCCCGTGGGATCTGGTGGGCTCGCTGCAGGTGATGGCGGGCATGATCCTGTGCGCGTATGCGCTCAAGGAACTGGGCCGCGCGTCGCCGTCCTGGCTGCACGCGATGGTGGCCTGCGCGGCGGGCGCGGCCATGCTCGCCCTCTTTGTGCGCCGCCAGCGGCGGCGGCCCTATCCGCTGATCGACTTCGCCATCTTCCGCAACGCGTCCTTCAGTTCGGCCGTGGCCGCCGCGCTCTTTGCCGCGGCCGCGCTGCTGGGCATGGAACTGGTGTTAAGCCAGCGCTTGCAACTGGTGCTGGGCATGTCGCCGATCCAGTCCGCGCTCTTCATCCTGCCGCTGCCGCTGGCCGCCTTTGTCGCCGGGCCGCTTGCGGGCCTGCTGCTCGGGCGCGTGGGCAGCCGGCGCATGCTCTTCCTGTCGCTGCTGGTGTCGGGTGCGGGCATGGGCGGCTACCTGCTGACCTACGACGCGGCGGTCATCCCGCAGATGATCAGCCTGTGCGTCCTGGGACTGGGCATCGGCGCCACCATGACGGCCGCCTCCAGCACCATCATGCAAAGCGCCACGCCCGAGCGCGCGGGCATGGCCGCATCAATCGAGGAAGTCTCGTATGAACTGGGCGGCGCACTGGGCGTGACGCTGATGGGCTCGATCCTGTCGGGCGTGTACGCGCAGTCGCTGTCGGTGCCCGCCGGCGTGGCGGCCACCGGCGCGGCGCGCGACAGCCTGGACGAGGCGCTGGTCGTCGCCGAAAGCCTGCCCGCGGACCTGGCGGCCACGCTGACCGAGATGGCCCGCGGTGCCTTCGAGACCGGCTACGCGGCGGTGATCGCCACCGCCACGATCATGCTGCTGGGCACCGCCGCCTTCGTGCTGCTGAACCGTGCCCGCCGGGCGGTGCAACCCGGCTGA